aaaagttgtttaggtgattttgcaaaccggagttaaaaaataatagcaTAGATGAGTCGTTTGTCAAACGGCAAAGacatagatgagccaaacttttaacggatggcataaatgagccttttctcaaagttcgatagcatatttgagcctttttccttaaatcaatatgaagtaaaattagggttttatgtgttccccatgaaTCCTTAACTAGGTAgacttttttattagtaatccttTCCTAGTGTGCTACAtgtagaatcggtaagttaatttcacatAAGTCCTTGATCCAGAAAgtaagtgaatttcactatgCAACTTGATCCTCTActagtgtatgctttactaacccttaccaatgattccatatttagctatcccttgatccgttcaagTCTATTAGATGAGGATAATTAGCCCcaaatctcgttgtttaatcccttttctcatccgttacctccttgatccggcaAAGAAAGATAAGGCGAATTCTAATGTTGACCGccgttaaaaagcaatcaaaacaaagagaaaaaaatacatgcatgcacactattcaaaaattactttttattaagttctacgtcattaattcttcatggttcccacaaccctagttgagAAATTAGCTACTCATGACTATgtgatcacaatcaataatgtttaggttaaaagaaatcatgaacttataataataattgtgagaatctaaaattttcaataaaatccAAACGTAAAACATCGATAAGAAAAATCgtaattcaagaataaaagcccaaaagtagttcaagttctattctcaaactcaaaaatgtgcataaagtaaaataaacctaagaagtgtatttatagacaaataatcctaagtaaatatgaatttggaaaatataaaaaactttaAGTCAGTTCgggtctacgactcatttttgCGGATCGTAATGTCTTTGAAGAGTCGTAGACTCACTTGTCATCCATCACACTGCACTGAagaatttttcttcttcacaaaaagCCTTCTATGAGTTCTAATATCCATGACGACTCGTAATCTTGAGTCGTTGATTAGATCTTGGTTTAGCCTTTGCACATCTCTTCCACGAGTgccttctatgactcataggaatcTAAACGAGTCGTAGAACGGACTCGTCATCTTCACTTTGCCTTCAGTCTTTCAATTTTACTTGACAACTCAAACTGACGACTCATATAGATGAAAACTAGTCGTACACTTCACTCGTGCTCTTTGgtttaaactttatttttctcttctgcTTTTGACGATTGatacctacgacccgtagaagtaactatgagtcgtaggatgaACTCGTAAACATCAAAATCCTCAAGACTCAGTTTTGTGCTTCCTAAATTCATTCTCCGACTTAGTTTTCCTGCAAAATAAGTACAACTAACATcaagtttaaagtattaaaagcATGGTACATCAATACTATAAGGCTCAAGCGGAGCATTCTCTCAATAATTAGTTGATGTGTTCCATTATTGCCTATAAATATTTGTTTTCATCCACTTGTAAATGGTTGTATTTTTGGGCAATACTAAGCAATATATTATTATTCTAGCACTAGGGCTATAATGTTAATAACGCAACACAAGGATCTCTGATTGGGGAAATAATAACTTGGAGTTGTATCCAGGGCCGAAGTTGAAGCAAGAATACCTGGATCTTACTGTTCCATTCATTTATCAAATTACTTTATTGTTCTTTGTTAGCTTATTAACGACATATATAACTAATTGCTTAGTCCTTAATTTACAAGTTAAATCGATTCACGTGTTCTTGACATATTCAACTATACCAATTTTCAGATAAACAATGATGCCCCTAATCCGCCTAGCTAGTCATTAATTGATTTTGCCGTTACCTTTGCAACATACCATATGATTATTAATTGTTCAAAGTAAGAGGCCTAACGGGGATGCAAAATTCATATATCAGAAACTTGAAAGACAATTACTGGAAATGATAATGAAAGAGAAGTTCAAGAGAAGTAATAACGATGAAATTCAAATGAAAGATAGATGTATGGATCCATAAGTAGGATCCGTAATACAACCGCCAATTTATGACACAATAGTACTTAGACAAGGCTCGGCAATAACTCAAAAGAGACAtacgaaaagaaaaaaatgaaagagaCAACAACGGATACAACAAAACAGAAATTGATCCATAAGTAGGATCAAAGACAACCACAGTTTATTCTTCTCCTCATAATTGCACTTCTACCAAATTGTGCGGTGTACAATTGACTATTCATCAGCCTTAACGGACCCTGCATCACAAAATGGTACCAGCAAACATTAATACAATTCTGTCACTTACTACTAATATTATTATCTTAATTATCATGTGCTTATTATCTGTCCCGTTCTCTAAATGGAAGAAAATTAATACCTAATTTTAGAATAAGATATGACAAAGCTAATTAATTTCTTTGTAAGTTGGTTTCTCTAGATGTTTCATAGAAAAAAGAACATGTATAGGCTAATATCTTCCTGGAAGATTGTTTACTCAGTAGTCATTTTGCTGATAGATAATAAGGTCCATGTCCACCTCACGTATGTAATTGTTTGTTCAGTTATATAGATAGGGTAGGAATCCATGCCTAATCCCCACAATCAAAGTGCTGgcgtaatttattttatttttttaaaaaaaaagttttccCAGTTCTTTATACAATtggttattatttaattaactgCAACCCTTCTTCAAATTTGAGGTAGTAACAATAAGAAGAAGGTTTAGTTAcctgcattttttaaaaaattttaattataaatatggTATTGAGTAGTAAAATACACAAGAAATACAATCTTCAATTTATATTGGTAAAATAGGAAGGAACTAGTCAAAAAACAATCCATCTATCTTTACTTCCATTTGACTAATAAGTAAattgttgagatattttttaATCAAAGATAGGTGTGAGCTAATTTTCTCTCAAATccaaaataagtgaattgtttagaattcaagaaaaatcttactaacattttttttgagttttcccTTCATTCAATATGTTTCTTAagtactttattttttaaaaaagaataatttgggAATAATTAAAAGGGTTATAGTCGAAGgtgttctttttatttatttttcttaaagagtgtagtacaaaattttcatatctggaaaaatatttatcattgtGTTTAAAAACATTAATATGAGGGGGTTCGATAAAGGTATATATACTTGGAGCAGTCAGTGGAAGGACTGATTTTGTAAGGAATATTGACACCACAAGCGGCAGGGAGACCAGCAGCTTTGCCGTAATTGATTCCTGAAATAGCTGCCGCTGCTGATTTAAGGCACTTGCAAGCAGCTTGACGATCTGGTGTAGTCTTTGCGAGATTCGCTAGATTCCTAACCCCAATGCAACAATTTCCTAAAGGTGCAGTGTTTCTAAGGTATCTAATGCAAGAGAATACGTTGCTCGTGACTTGGCCACAGGTTAGGCCTTCTCCATGGGCTATCACCATGCACAACACCACAAAGCATGCAATTTTTCCAGCCATgggaataaattaattaaaagatgAAGCTGTGGAAAGATAAAATTTATAGTAAATGCTCTGGGGATATCTAATACTATGAGACCTAATTGCGGGTTTTATAGGgagaatatttgaaatttgattGGAGTATTTATTAGTTGGTAGTTGAGATATGTTTAATGCTTTGAAATTAGGCGAATGGCATTGAAGGGAAGAAGCTGCCGTAGATATGTCTGATTATTCACTGAGACTATATACGGGTATCTGAGAAAATTACTTTATTGTTTTTGACTGTTGCTGTTGAAAATAAAAGCCTTCATGTTCCAAAGGGTGAAACCATATCTTGATTATACATTAGCTCtactattatattttgttttcatCTCACCCTCAATTTTGCACCGTAGAGGATCGGACGTACGTGCTAATttgttgtttcttttatttcttaaaataataatttaatagaaaaaggTATAACATaaaatggcaacattataataGTCAAATGAATGAATAATTGTTTTGTTTATATTAACCAATATATATTCTCAATTCAATTAGTGATGTTATATCCtatattttatacggttggatattTTAAGATAGTTGTGGCAAAGTTAAGGGAATAACCATCTTTCaacatttattttaatatacaagttacttataaatattatttatgaacattaatagtgtggaaatttggaaaaggcaaagggaaaaaaggaaaaattagcaaagtggcctatggaaatattgtggaaggctaggggtaaaacggGAATTTCACGAAGTGTTCAAGAATGTTCTTGAAAGAccaaagtgttcaagaaaattcatgtagGGGCCCACTCTTTTATGGCCAtgtgatgaatatatatgaaCCAAAGTGTACATGGCAAGACAATGAagtcatctttatttttttaaagaaagttcTAGAAAAATGGAGAAGGGGGTCATGTGTCTATATTCTTATTTGAGggacttaattttaaatatggataagtggtggaagatatatatatatatatatatatatatatatatatatatatgagaggtcatctttttaaatcaagaaatttggagaaagaaagaaaacaaagaagaagatagGAGAAgtctagaacaagagagaagagaaacttaagctagaaagaacaaagagctacggttttgggaggagaaaaaggtaagttcttcgatTCCGTTACGATAagtaattatatagggtatgcCATGAAGGTAtcaaggtgttagtaatgaaaatttatggtttggagcagcccaaaacaTTACCAAACAGCCATGAAGTTTCCGAGGCTagttttggataaggtaaggcttttcctttcaagtttaagtttatgatatttttatgaggtatattaaatgtattaaatgatgttggaagtggaaaaagtgTACAAGGATGCTTGACTCTAAAAAcaagctaaattaaagtcgtagtggctaaattgaagtcgcgtAGTGTATTGTCGATGTGGCGCCGTGGGTGAAACTGGTGGGGTTGCGTGTTGTAgggatttaaattattttaaaagggtTTTGGGTAATGCTGGTTGCagacacatgaccctccatttcgtatggtaaaaaaaattacaaaataaagattaaaaactctattttcgtatcgtagtttgggactagttgtttggagtttgtattgtgtaaggttgaagtgatttacttgtaaatatgtgctgctgattattgttgttgtttgttgatattatggccgagttgaaatctccgggatggtgtatttaaagGGGAAGTGCTGCCGAAATTTCTATAGACAAAATATTAGTTTAGGATGAGAATCTTGGATATCTACGGCTAATGTTTGCATTCGTTAACATTGTTATAGAGTTTTTTAGAAGGCCAAGAGTTAAGTGAGATTGACTAAGAaagcggacaaggtatgtaaggcttacccttccTTCTTTGGCATGATCTTTGTAAAACGAGCAAAtgatgtatgtatatgtatgattttaatgaaatttCCTTTTCATAGAACCGCTAGGAGGACTAATATTCCCGACTTCCCTAAGTCATTTCACATGGTCATGATGCTCTTCTATGATGACCAAAGTTTGTTGATATGTTTGATATGTGGGAATGGTTTCAAAAGCCCTATTTGATTTGATCCATAACATGTTCCGAAGGGTTCTTCAGATGATTATAGCTTGGCATTTCCAAAAACAGCTTCTGGAACGGTTGTAGAACGTTCTGTACTTCAAGTGATCATAACTTTCTGATCCTGACTCAGAAGAACCCAAAACTTGATTCTGAGCCTTCATGTGTCGATCCATGTACGTAATCATCGGTCTTAACAATTTGTTCCATGTGCATATGTAAGTGGTTTGGCACCTTATGAGATTGTGACTTTATTCTACGTTCTGTTAAGATTATCCTTTGCTGATAGTCTTATCTTATAATAGTTGTttcttcaaggtgagacaaagcgaccatggttagttcataataaaattagaggttaCAGACCTTTTGTCATTCCGATAGATACACAACTTTCGTTGGGCTCTCATGCATGTTGTTTAtatgacatatgtatatgtatatatatatgggggacATGGGGAAGGGCCATATGTGTCGCTATAGATGCATTGCCACCTGGTCAGTTGGCGTAATTTTTATCCCGGatgcgggacatatgtgggcaatatgacatgttctattttctatgtatatgaaaaagaaatatttttaaagaaaaagacaagcatgcatggcatccggcctaaaaggcaCACATATGTActggttactctcttatctcactttaTGTTCTATGATACCATGagatggttgttcataccttatgttctttagtatgctgattttcatgccttaaatactcggtacattactcgtgCTGACTCTCTTTTCTccgggggctgcatttcatgccgtGCAAGTACACCCAGACGAGTAAaagctattatagaagatgttccagcagggttagcaactccacttgttcctggagtgctGTTGAGTCAGAGTATATGCGCTATGGTATTTCGTTctaagttagagactttgcagaaAGAGTCATGGGTATAGAGTGCTAGCTTTGTAAGCGGCATCACCAATCGATACGTTATTATATCGTATGTCAcgagttttatgggatgatGGATTTTGGAAAGCAAGATTCACGAAGCTTagctatgtttttcatttctttttgatgTACAAGTCTAAAGAGATTAAGTTTGTAATATGAGGCAGCGGATTCGCTTGGCTCCGAGCATAGGGTCGGATACCCATCACACCTTATAaagatcggggtgtgacaaagtggtatcagagcaggtcgGTCTAAGGGTTGTCTGCAAAGTTGTGTccagtagagtcttatttatggaTGTGAAGCCGGACATATTTATAAACAAGAGGTTACGGGGCATCTAGGCATTGTTGACCTTCTTTCCATcctagatcgtgcaatagagccaaGTTGTAAGAAAATAGATTCCCTATATAAGTCTTATACGCAATAGAAGGAGGTGAGTAACGATATGGCCAGTTATAAAGGTAAGTCTGGATATATTTGCTTTGCTACCTGAAACTGGAAATACTGGATGGTTGGAATGTGTCATATAGATGTATGTTCTGTGAGGTAATGTTGATGTTTGCTATGCAAAGATTTTGAATAATATGCGTGGTGAGGAGTTCCTGCAAGATTGGGTACGCCTAATAGGAAGAAGCGTAGAAAGGAAATactataaataaacaa
This DNA window, taken from Solanum dulcamara chromosome 3, daSolDulc1.2, whole genome shotgun sequence, encodes the following:
- the LOC129882487 gene encoding non-specific lipid-transfer protein 1-like, translated to MAGKIACFVVLCMVIAHGEGLTCGQVTSNVFSCIRYLRNTAPLGNCCIGVRNLANLAKTTPDRQAACKCLKSAAAAISGINYGKAAGLPAACGVNIPYKISPSTDCSKVR